The following proteins come from a genomic window of Hydractinia symbiolongicarpus strain clone_291-10 chromosome 2, HSymV2.1, whole genome shotgun sequence:
- the LOC130630126 gene encoding uncharacterized protein LOC130630126, with amino-acid sequence MGPVNCAVVECTNNSRMLEKWKNSEIETHGVLKKECGCEQPFKLYCFPGPVRYLEKRQKWLKLIKRVNPDKSQWQPKSSDRICSIHFVDNVPSVENPNPTLNMGYEMRQSTSRRTLFKNPLPSAKKKSKKIDDRETLGVTEANPFLSPPRSPDQQLTVDIFTPPTQDHQYCLSEGTKQCLVCKDKKSLIFSMTRKIGTLSRENKKLKKEALLQKNQNTPFSSQKIKTDTKMNFYTGIMTIAAFNAIFALLKPYISCMVYWKGCSKARKATHSKIKRQNNNSNTTTKKLSAKNEFLLTLRRLRLGLLNEDLADRFCISTTLCSNIFTSWVKFLRKTLADVLVNWIPKESILEHIPDIYKEKGYGNVRCIIDCSEIFIERSKSLNVQAVTWSDYKLHNTVKFLIGISPTGYITFLSDCYGGRASDKFICNDSGFFELLKYGDNIMADRGFQITEELLLRYCHLVVPPGARLKSQMTFMEFSKTKSVANLRIHVERSIRRIKTYRILQTPLPITMLHHVDDIVRTCAAFCNLKSMLIQKAKKKDS; translated from the coding sequence aTGGGGCCAGTCAATTGCGCTGTTGTTGAATGCACTAACAACTCAAGGATGTTAGAAAAGTGGAAGAATAGTGAAATTGAAACTCATGGTGTGCTGAAAAAAGAATGTGGCTGTGAGCAACCCTTCAAATTATATTGCTTTCCTGGGCCTGTCAGATATTTGGAAAAAAGACAGAAGTGGTTAAAACTTATTAAAAGAGTTAACCCAGATAAAAGTCAGTGGCAGCCAAAAAGCAGTGATCGCATTTGTAGTATTCATTTTGTTGACAATGTGCCAAGTGTGGAAAACCCTAATCCTACACTAAATATGGGTTATGAAATGCGTCAGAGTACTTCAAGAAGAACACTGTTTAAAAACCCATTACCGTCAGCCAAAAAGAAATCCAAGAAAATTGATGATAGAGAAACCCTTGGTGTAACTGAAGCAAATCCTTTCTTGTCACCGCCACGTTCTCCTGATCAACAATTGACTGTTGACATTTTTACACCACCTACGCAAGATCATCAGTACTGCCTGTCCGAAGGCACCAAGCAATGCCTTGTCTGTAAAGATAAGAAGAGCTTGATATTTTCGATGACGAGAAAAATTGGGACATTATCACGTGAaaacaaaaaactgaaaaaagaagccctattgcaaaaaaatcaaaatactcCATTTAGTTCACAAAAGATTAAAACTGACACCAAAATGAACTTTTATACTGGAATAATGACAATTGCAGCTTTTAATGCTATTTTTGCACTTCTGAAGCCTTACATTTCGTGTATGGTTTATTGGAAGGGATGTTCAAAAGCACGTAAAGCAACACACTCTAAAATAAAAAGGCAAAATAATAACTCCAATACCACCACGAAAAAGCTTTctgcaaaaaatgagtttttattgACATTAAGGAGACTGAGACTTGGTCTGTTAAATGAGGATTTAGCAGATAGGTTTTGCATCTCCACAACATTATGTTCTAACATTTTTACGTCGTGGGTTAAATTCCTTAGAAAAACATTAGCTGATGTGTTAGTTAATTGGATACCAAAGGAAAGCATTTTGGAACATATCCCTGATATCTACAAGGAAAAGGGGTACGGAAATGTAAGGTGCATAATTGATTGTTCTGAGATATTCATTGAACGATCCAAGTCCTTAAATGTTCAAGCTGTCACATGGTCAGACTATAAACTTCATAACACTGTAAAGTTTTTAATTGGTATTTCTCCTACtggttatataacctttttatCTGATTGCTATGGGGGAAGAGCTTCAGACAAATTTATTTGCAATGACAGTGGCTTTTTTGAATTACTAAAATATGGAGACAATATAATGGCAGACAGAGGATTCCAGATCACAGAGGAACTCCTTTTACGATACTGCCATCTAGTTGTACCTCCAGGAGCCAGGTTAAAATCACAAATGACATTTATGGAATTCAGCAAAACCAAATCCGTGGCAAACTTAAGAATACACGTGGAAAGGTCAATACGGCGTATTAAAACTTATCGTATCTTGCAGACACCTCTACCAATTACAATGCTGCATCACGTTGATGATATTGTCCGTACATGTGCTGCATTTTGTAACTTGAAATCCATGTTAAttcaaaaagctaaaaaaaaggacagttaa